The following is a genomic window from Triplophysa dalaica isolate WHDGS20190420 chromosome 22, ASM1584641v1, whole genome shotgun sequence.
taGTAAGTagcacagaaacatttttgtgacaaaaatacattgtttggttcaaaattattgatttttcttctgTGCCAAAAATAaataggatattaagtaaagatcatgttccttaataaatgtcctaccttaaataaataaaaactttatttttgtgagtggatggcatgccacagtgcccctgattgacaacttcaaaggcaattttctcaatattttcatttttttacactccagaatccagagttttaaactaGTATCTCAACCACATATTGTCCTATTCCAACAACTCATACataaatagaaagcttatttatttagcaaattTCGAAAAACTGACCCATAAGACTGTTCATATAAGATAAgatttgttgtccagggtcacatatgaagTTTAAGCTCTTATAAGTTACATGTCTCACTCTGATTATATGTATTTGTCCTTGACATAATATAAACATGCTAATCTTTGTTCTCATGCACTTGTTTTTACTATCTATTATAAAAGTCAGAGTTCAAACTCCATTATGTTGTCACACACACTCAGAATTCAAGACTGCATGTGTTCATCTCTATTCATTTCTGACACAAAtagtgttttatgttgataAGGTAAATGGGAAGGTAGTAAATTTAGgatttttctctctgtttttagGTTTTCATTCCCTCTGCATTACTGTTGCCCTTTTGTTACTGTGTCTTGGGCTTGGGATGCCCCTCGGGTATCTCTTTGAACTTGTGTTGCCTCTGGCTGTGTGTGCCATTGCTTTGTCCTACCTGTTGTCTATGTACCTCTACATTCGCTCATTCTGGGCTCCTAAATATGCTTTATCCCTTGGAGGAAACACAGGTGAGATAATAAGTGCACTTCTGTGAAACattcattttgatatttttgttagACTGTATGATTGACATTTTCAGATATCTcactatttgttttattgtcatttaaagGAAATCCCCTGTATGACTTCTTCATTGGTCGAGAGCTTAACCCTCGCATTGGGGACTTTGACTTGAAATATTTCTGTGAACTCAGACCTGGATTAATAGGCTGGGTAATcttttgaatcatttattttatacttatACAGCAAGTGTAAATCCAGATGTCTACGTGTATGATTTTATCCAAACGATATACAAATGAGTGAGATTTTAACATCAAATATATGCATGCACATAGttctgtattctatattccATACATATGCTTATCACGTTTTATGCAATAGTGATCACCAGTTTTACCCCATAATACTATTCGATCTCTTCTCTTGTTTTTAGGTAGTAATAAACCTGGGGATGCTGATGAAAGAGGTAGAGCTAAGGGGCTCTCCATCTCTCGCCATGCTGCTTGTGAATGTCTTCCAACTCCTCTATGTCACAGATGCTTTATGGAACGAAGTAtgagaaataatgtttttgacattaacaaatatttagGATATATAGACACGTTTTTTTCCGTTCTAAAATATTGCACATTGAACTGTCTTTGCAGGAGGCTGTGCTTACAACTATGGACATTGTACATGATGGATTTGGGTTCATGTTGGCATTTGGAGATCTTGCTTGGGTTCCTTTCACATATGGCCTTCAGGCCATGTTTTTGGTTGTGCACCCACAGCCAGTTAGTACCCTTGGAGCAGCAGGGATTGTTCTTTTAAAtggtatatttttatgtgttaaGATCCCAATCTGCATCTTTCTTAATCAAAATCTTTGCTTATCAATCTCCTAACGCTTTTTTTCCACAGGAATTGGATATTATATTTTTCGAAGGTCCAACTCTCAGAAAAATCAGTTTAGACGAGACCCTACAAACAAAAGTGTAAAACGTCAGTattgtttaatctttttttttattttactgcatACTGAGCATTTGTATTCGATAaacaattttcttaaattatacAATATCAACATGATTGAATAAATCCCTTGTGGTGACCAAGTCATGTCATCCAGAGCATTTGGAGAATAAATAACACATTCTCACATCCTCTTTGTCTGTCTTATTAATTTCAGATCTAGAAACTATTGCCACCGCAACAGGAAAGCGCCTGTTGGTATCCGGATGGTGGGGGTTTGTCAGACATCCAAATTACTTGGGGGACCTTCTAATGGCTCTGGCTTGGTCCCTACCATGTGGTAAGTATTTCAGTAACATAATCTAGTGTGATCCTcactaaatacattaaaaccatcagtttaattcatttttttttaactctagGAATGTCACATATTTTGCCTTACTTCTATGTCATATATTTTACCATCCTGCTCATCCACCGAGAGGCCAGGGATGAGAATCAGTGCAGAGCCAAGTATGGACTCGCTTGGGATACATACTGCAAACGAGTCCCCTATAGAATAATCCCTTACATTTACTAATGCAGACCAATGAGCTTTGAAGACCTTACAATAAAACACGGACACGAACATTGATGTGTGTTAGTGCTAGCCAGCACTGGTGCTGAATGACTGGTCCCTGCTGAAATTTGACATCAAAATGAAAgagcaaaaaacacaaactcctGTGGAAACCATTGTGTTTTAGGTTGATTTTGTTTATGGTTTTATTACGATTGTAAATGCTTACTTATGTTTTGTAGTGCATTGCCTATATATTTTAGTGCTTTCTGAACCTCTAAGTATGTACTTGCAACATAAAATTAATTGTTAAAGAAGCCGAGAGATTATAACCCatagtaataaaacattttattattttacaatatctCTGAAAATTGTTGTTGACTCTCAAAAAGTAAATAGTTTATTCCAGACACAGTTAACgacaaattattgttttatttataaatgtttcatttttaaaactcaCTCAATCTCTTCTATCAACACACCTTTACCTCTGCTTTTTTTCAGTCTCATTTCTAAATCTTTCTTCTCTCCCTCTAATTTAATCCTCTGAACATCTCTCCTCTCATAATCCATCCACACCTGTCCTGCCACACTCCTCACCGCAGCAGAATTCTCCATCAGCCAAGACTGGAAAAACTCACACTTTTTTCCTGCTTTGAAATACATCCGTCTCGCCTGCTCATCAGCTTTGGGAACAAAACTCTTTGCTTTATTCAAAGCTGAACGCAACTGGGACAAAGCAGACAGCGAGTAGCCCACATTATTCTCTCTGCTCTTTCCAGACAGAACGTGAGCCACGGCTTTCACGGCTCGCAGTGGAGCCCTGGGGTCTTCACAGTCAAAGTGTCCACTTGTAGATAGAGCTGTTATTCCGGCTTCAACAGCCTCTGGGACAGAACTGAAGACACGTCCATCACCAAGAACTTCTGAGATGCCTAGTACTACCTGACAGAACTCCAGCAACATTTCTTGTTCTGAGATGTCCCCGTTGACGAGACACAGTGAGAAGGTGTATCCATAGATAACATTGACTAGATTGTACTGCACTAGAGGAGATGGGTTTGAGGACAGTGTGAGAAGAGGTGGGATCTTGGCACTTACTGCAGGGATTGAAGAATTTGATTTATCAActgatttatctttatttatcgcctcttttttatttacctCTTGGATTGTCCCCAATGCAAATTTTACTTTCCTTGTGTCTCGTTTAGTTTTTTCATCAGTGGCCTTGGTCTGTCCATCTTTTTTCTCATTCTGAGATTTTAATTCCTCTATAAGTGTTTTGGTGTCTTTCTCGTGATTTTCCCACCAGGGGCTCCACAAGGCAACGAGCCCACCGATAGCTCCTCCTTTCACTAGTGcttcaaacttttctttttcttgggCAGATAACAATGACCAGAGTTCCTCCTCTGTAAGAGAGTCAATATCCAGCCCGTCTAACTTCTCTGCTAACTCAGCTTCGTCTTCTTCTTCATCACACCCATCTATGGCATTACCACCCTCTTCAATGTCTTGTAGTTTTGCAAGTATCTCTTGTGCCTCCTGGCTATCCTCGTCTCCAGCTGCCTGAATCTCCGCTAACCTCGAAAGCAGCTCCAAAGCATCTGCGTCTTGTTGCGTCACATTAGTTCCAGTATTTTGCTGTAAATTCCTTAGAAAATTTGTGGTACCTCCTTCATCCTCTGCACTTTGTCTGAGCCTTAACAGAATTTCCTGCATCTTGCTTTTTCCCTCTTCATCTGTGACACCTTGAGATTTCAGCTCCTGAAGCACAGACTCTTTATAAAACTCCTCCGAGCAGGAAGAGTGATCAGGACTGCGGTAACAAACCAGTCCACAATATGGGATGTTACACCTGGGACAAGTGTAACAGGAAGGCTTGGATAGGCAAAGCCCACATGGCCTGAGTGAAGATGCTACGTTTCCATTAGTAGTTTCACattctttttcttctgtggcTGATGTCAGGAGGGTTTCAGAAGTCCCTCTTTTGGGAAGTACAATCCTATCATTGTTTACTGATTCAGGGTCTGTTTCTTGCCAGTCAGAAAAGTATTGTTCTTCCCTTGGTGCAATATCCGTGAGTAACGAACGTAGACTGCCAGGGATTTTACGTCTAACAACAGGATCCATGAGGAGCTAATGAATCGAGGTAGGTTGCATTACTTTAATAATTCTGATCTGCAATTTAAGAGAAAAGGAACAGAAGTTTAACGTTATTTTACATACGCAGCGTTTAAACAGAGATCGCATGCAGTTTGTTATACCGCAGTAAGGTTTGTATAAATGTTCTTACCTAATAGAAACGTATATCCAAATACATAGAAATTCAAATATACTTTGGGGTACTTCTTGTTAACATATTTCTTCGGAAACACGACGCTTCACGTTAGATGACCGTTTTGTCGCGACATGATGACGTTTACCTTTGCAAGCTCTTCAAGCGGAGGAAACGGCGCAACATTTACGCAGACAGATAGTGAGCAACCGAAAACATGAAAATCACTCtagtttaacatttaatcaGCATGTATTGTTACAATTTCGGACAAGTATCAGTTGAACTTCAACAGGAACAAACTTCAGGAAtaacccaacagcaatgtgaaggACCGCAAAGACGCatataaattgtgaaaaaatcTGTATCCATTAACgttatatgtaaaaaatgtaacggatcataaaaaatatgttaaaacattcgtgttttgttgttaaacatgaatataaacttgttttctttgcaatatttaagatcttaaaacagtttatttcgACCAGCTTTTCCagttttaataaatgcaaataaaaaacaatattttcattaggaattttgagaaatgttgtcactagaaaaaaacactttattttgaaactaatctataaattgtaaattcagaaaataattATCTGgtcctttacatttttttcgCAGCTGTTATGTTTGAGACATAAACATCACTCTGTTTTAGGACATGttcttatatttatttcatcttAAACCAGGAAAGCATGTTATATTTACAAACTTCAatacaaagcaaaaaaacaaacattgtaaaTCAAAGCCTGTGTTAAGAATTGACATTACTTTATCATGTCTCCTCTCAGCCCTTATTgccattaaataaatcaaaagttAAAACCCCTTCTTCAGTAACCAGTCCTTCAGCTCTGTTTCAAACGGTCCTTTTATTCGGATGGTCCCAGTTATCTCATTGACCTGTGTTGGAGCATCTTTGCCTGTGAGCCCAAGCAGAAACTCCTTAACATCCTTGTTCAGTGCCTGGAAAGCATTAGATAAGATTAATACAATTAGAAATGACATTCCACATGGTGTTTCTCACCTTAGAGAATGTACCAAGGTGTCTTCACTTTAATATAACAAGCatatttgttttgacattttcactAATTCTACTCACCCATATGTCTCCCTCGATTTTCCTGAGCAGAGTACTGTGTTGATTTCCATGCTTTATGTCAGAGTACACAGGTACATTGTGCATTCGGGAGCGACGGATCATGTACGGCAGCGAAGgtggtgtgtctgtgtgaataaataaatatgaaaataaactcTAACCATGGGAAACCATTATaaaacttttggaaaaataCACATCACCAATCGTAACTGAACACATGCTACAACTACATGTATACTAAGGAATGCAGTCATTTACCTGGTGGTTGGATCCATCCTGAAGGAGAGGGACCATTATGTTTAGGGGGAGCTGGGATGCGTGATGGAGGAATGAGCCTCTCCACAAACCTGTACTCTCCAGTAGATTCAATGACACTCCCTGCTACATCAGATCTGTCTTCTACCTGGAAAAGACAACAAAATCACCCGGTTAAACACTTCATTATATCATCGGTTTAGTCATGTTATTAAACATTTCATGCACAGACCACATTCAATGCAGATCTACTGTTGTGACATGTCACCTCACGCGAAATGATTATGAGTTTAAAAGAACTTCTCACTTTTAAGCCAGATCCAACACTGAATAAACGTGTAGCTGGAAGGAAAGCTCTTTGGACAACTCTTGAACTGCGACAGAGTGTCAAAGACATGCTTCTGACGGAGGCAGACATTTCTCTTTGAGAGAGGAAGGACAGATGATTTTCTTACGTCATCATTTTGAATGAAGAAACTTTATTGACATCGgacacatttcaaaatattactTCTCTAAAACATTAGTTGTCCAAAACATGCCCAAAATGTCAATCTTACTTACTAGTACCAATAATTGGTAcgcaaaataatattaaaatagaaCTGCACTTTTTACTCTGCTCTGAGGGACCTTTACGTAACTTTAATTCGAAGCGCATGCGCAGTAAATAAAAATCTTGAGTATGTatagtatatacatatatatagtaTTTACATGCAAACAGATGGTATTTTGTACTATGTAAAGAAACTGTGAATccaatttttatgttttgtgcttttaaagatTCGTGATGCAGTTGTTTGTTCATGCCCAGACTTTGCACTCCATTCATCTGAATGGATCAGAGACGTTTGCCCATAtcattgacagattttgatTCTCGTACtggattttattatttttattttcaggcaCAGATTGAGTGTGAGATCTCTTAAGAGACTTGCTTGTTATTTTCAGTTCCTCTCTGTTGGGTGCCTCTTCGTGATGAGACAATGACCTGTCTGTCTGGATTGGAGTAACTTGGCACACTTGACGTGTCATCAAGGCTTATAGGAGGGAAAgtttaaaaagacacaaaatgtgatTATTCCCATTTGTAAAATTCCCAGTATTGAATTTGAGATTCACCAGAaactaaaaatgtgttaatgagTAAACGTTGAAAGACTTTGAAGATAAGGAACCTTATTGTCCTAGTATGATTCTATTCTTGAGAAAACTGACATGGCAATTCATTTCCATGACGGAGccaatatgataaaaaataagagaaaatgtCTGCATGCATGTATGgtgttgttttcataaatataacCTGTTCACCACCAAAGGCAAAGTCCACGGTTCCCTGCAGGAGCAGGTAAAGTCAGAGGGCAAACTCCCAGGGTAAGTGTTATTCACTACATGTACATGTGTAATCTTCATATCCTAAATTAATCTTTGTctaaacaacatatttaaatcCACATTAAAAATCGTGTGCTGtacagtttttaatttttaattcagAGTGATTTCCCCTTTAAATCCCTGCAGGATCAGCTATTGTTTACTAAGTGGGCTTGTTATGATTCTCTCAGTTGGACATGCTAGAGAAAAGACTGGAAGGGCAAAGAGGAGAATTTTTGTACAATCGCAACATTGCCAACATTTGGCAAAAAGAAGGGGCCGATTGCTAACTCATGATTTCTTCATCAAAACTATAATCTTTACACATTCACTGCATTCCATATATTTCACTTGGATTGGTCAATTGGACATTATTGAGGGGAAAACTGCACTATGATTACTTgatcataaaaaataatttgtgcaCTTGGATCAAACTTAGGAAACTGTGAATCACAGGGACTTTATATTCTGTAAATATGAAGAGGGtcattttgcaaataaacacatttaatgaaACACTATTGTAAATTCATTCTTACATAAGCACAGTTTTGCTAAACAATTTCAAGCTTGCGGTATGCTATCATGCCACTGTTGTTTTGGTTATTGATGAAATGTTCAGCATCGCTATGCTTTCTTTGTCGCCTTTCCCACTGGATCAGCAATCACCACGACGCCCCATGAAGCCAATCCTAGAGACAAATGAAATCAGATCACAGCGATCGATCATTCAGTGACTTCCATGATGCACACGATAATCTCACCTGCTGCAAATGCGATCATGACAACTGTGCCAAGAGATGTCGGCCCACCTAGACGCATTGTATTACGCGCCTGCATGTATACATATGCTCCGGCAGCCAACAGTCCACCGCCTGATACTAGTCGACAGCTCCAGCAGCTGCCAAATAGTTGTTGTTTAGCTTCTGATTTGATAGGACTCAACTGTACTGTAGATGGTGGTCCACTGGACATGGCCAAGCTGATATATATACTGTTATAACCAGTTGCACGCTGTATTTTCCAGAAAATGTTGTAACATTTTAGATGTTCATGTAGTAGAGGACATCCCACCGAGAACGATCGTGCATGCAAGACTGACCTTACACACCGGAAGCGtttgggttgttgttgttgtgttcgtgcatgtcatttctGCTTATAATTTGCGCAGAAATATTAAGATTACAGTTTTACGATTATTGATGTGTTCACAATAGGGCTGTTAgtaaaatacgttttttttttcaataactaGCCTCTGTACTGTGatgacattattaaaatatgttttataacaCAATTCTCATCTACAAAGCTGTCACACTTTTTACATAGAGTAATCGTATCTGTAGAACAACAATGCTGTTTCCAAGGAAGTTGGTTTTTATTTACTcatagtttagtttatttacaaCCATCTTAAATCTGACAAGATGCGTGTGCAAACAATAAGTTTATTGataagttgttttaaataagtCTGCTTTGTCCTCCTGCAGATTCACAGACGAACCTTAAGAGTCTGATTTTTGTGCACAACGCATTCTTCATTTTTGTCCCCCATATCCACGTGCAAGATTTTCTTTGGTCTCTGCAGCATCCTTGAGAGCCTGAAGCGTGAGGGCATTTCTCCTCCTGCTCTCCTCCATACGGGCAGGGTTAGACTCCGGCAGATTCTGAGAAAATAGAATAGAAACGATATTGATTGAAGACATCGCATTTTACCACGTATTGTTGTCATTGCATTCTCATAGATGTGTCCCATGATAACAACGCATGTGTTATTAGTGATCTGTTCTATGCCACTACAAACGGCAGTTTTCGGTGCCATTAAACTAACAAAATCACGATCCAACTTAAATGAATTAGTCTCCCCCACACGTAGATTGAGTTCATGCTCTGCCCTGCCGctttgtttacaaacaaaaacacgacTCGTATAAGGATAGTTACGGAACTAACCCCGCAACTGATAATTTTTGTTCAATGCAAGTCTGTTTACTCTTCATACAATTCTAATAATAGCCTAACGTTACCTTCAATAGTTCCCTTTTCTTCTCTTCTCCAGGTACAATTATGGCCCACATACCGTAACTAGCCCCGACAGCCCCGACCAAGGTTAGCGAGGTCAATATAGTCCTCATGCCACTCATGATGCGCACAAACTCTCCGCCAGCATTTACAACCTAATAATTTTATCCGTGGTATTATTTATAATGCAGCTCCCTCTGCCCCCAACACGTTTGACAATGTCAGTTGACACGatgcagtgcattatgggagtTCTCCATTATACAACTTTTAACCATCTACTGGCAGACTAACGTACTCCTCATCGATGTGTACATTTGGCACGTGCTTGAGGGTAGCTTTTGTGCTCGTTCTCAATAAGCGGTTTATCGAATGCTATCAAAGTACATTGATAAATCTTAATTATTGATAATTATTGATTTAACCGAATTTATAAtgattgataaaaacataactgaaattaaaacatatttattggtttaatggaaactatagtGTCTAGTGGTAGTGGGATGCT
Proteins encoded in this region:
- the dmac1 gene encoding distal membrane-arm assembly complex protein 1, with the translated sequence MSSGPPSTVQLSPIKSEAKQQLFGSCWSCRLVSGGGLLAAGAYVYMQARNTMRLGGPTSLGTVVMIAFAAGLASWGVVVIADPVGKATKKA
- the tm7sf2 gene encoding delta(14)-sterol reductase TM7SF2; the protein is MKPNKYKQSHSTEREFGGALGATCIPVFLPLTVLYLLSVCRSPAASVLQWPPPLTPAAQLWDPLAVVLVAGWITLQSFLYLLPVGKVSEGLVLRDGSRLKYPINGFHSLCITVALLLLCLGLGMPLGYLFELVLPLAVCAIALSYLLSMYLYIRSFWAPKYALSLGGNTGNPLYDFFIGRELNPRIGDFDLKYFCELRPGLIGWVVINLGMLMKEVELRGSPSLAMLLVNVFQLLYVTDALWNEEAVLTTMDIVHDGFGFMLAFGDLAWVPFTYGLQAMFLVVHPQPVSTLGAAGIVLLNGIGYYIFRRSNSQKNQFRRDPTNKSVKHLETIATATGKRLLVSGWWGFVRHPNYLGDLLMALAWSLPCGMSHILPYFYVIYFTILLIHREARDENQCRAKYGLAWDTYCKRVPYRIIPYIY
- the znhit2 gene encoding zinc finger HIT domain-containing protein 2, whose translation is MDPVVRRKIPGSLRSLLTDIAPREEQYFSDWQETDPESVNNDRIVLPKRGTSETLLTSATEEKECETTNGNVASSLRPCGLCLSKPSCYTCPRCNIPYCGLVCYRSPDHSSCSEEFYKESVLQELKSQGVTDEEGKSKMQEILLRLRQSAEDEGGTTNFLRNLQQNTGTNVTQQDADALELLSRLAEIQAAGDEDSQEAQEILAKLQDIEEGGNAIDGCDEEEDEAELAEKLDGLDIDSLTEEELWSLLSAQEKEKFEALVKGGAIGGLVALWSPWWENHEKDTKTLIEELKSQNEKKDGQTKATDEKTKRDTRKVKFALGTIQEVNKKEAINKDKSVDKSNSSIPAVSAKIPPLLTLSSNPSPLVQYNLVNVIYGYTFSLCLVNGDISEQEMLLEFCQVVLGISEVLGDGRVFSSVPEAVEAGITALSTSGHFDCEDPRAPLRAVKAVAHVLSGKSRENNVGYSLSALSQLRSALNKAKSFVPKADEQARRMYFKAGKKCEFFQSWLMENSAAVRSVAGQVWMDYERRDVQRIKLEGEKKDLEMRLKKSRGKGVLIEEIE
- the mrpl49 gene encoding mitochondrial ribosomal protein L49 — encoded protein: MSASVRSMSLTLCRSSRVVQRAFLPATRLFSVGSGLKVEDRSDVAGSVIESTGEYRFVERLIPPSRIPAPPKHNGPSPSGWIQPPDTPPSLPYMIRRSRMHNVPVYSDIKHGNQHSTLLRKIEGDIWALNKDVKEFLLGLTGKDAPTQVNEITGTIRIKGPFETELKDWLLKKGF
- the LOC130411993 gene encoding ubiquinol-cytochrome-c reductase complex assembly factor 3, yielding MSGMRTILTSLTLVGAVGASYGMWAIIVPGEEKKRELLKNLPESNPARMEESRRRNALTLQALKDAAETKENLARGYGGQK